Proteins encoded together in one Bombiscardovia nodaiensis window:
- a CDS encoding hypothetical protein (frameshifted, insertion/deletion at around 1340383): protein MVYGEPILVRKEPVNEITHEEIRQLTDRIMREIDKLSGQEYLDMYAQVVKKRTASAAGK from the coding sequence GTGGTGTACGGCGAGCCGATTCTGGTGCGCAAAGAGCCCGTCAATGAGATAACCCACGAGGAAATTCGCCAACTGACCGACCGTATTATGCGGGAGATAGACAAGCTCAGTGGCCAGGAATACCTGGATATGTACGCGCAAGTGGTCAAAAAGAGGACCGCGAGCGCGGCTGGCAAGTAG
- the gyrB gene encoding DNA topoisomerase (ATP-hydrolyzing), which yields MARAGKQQAEQAYSADSLTVLEGLDAVRKRPGMYIGTTDSQGLMHCLWEIIDNSVDEALAGACDDIRVILHADGSIEVCDNGRGIPVDIEPKTGLSGVEVVLTKLHAGAKFGNDSYTAVGGLHGVGSSVVNALSSRLDVEVDRGGQTYRMEFHQGHPGVYTDVDPDKPSPDAPFKRTRKGKPTQLRVVGKVPAKRTGTRIRYWADPEIFNTTATFSYQQLIDRVRQTSFLVPGLKITVVDEHIEQTGDRSQDEFLEVDEGMGLQLPEDATPVEEAEVAGVDGQTQIVEDQGSEDESLDQDAPDGDESDSPELRADMTTSVNIANLDSEGHKRVEEFLHTGGVVDFVDYLSQGEPVSEIWHITGEDTYEEETQKVGDDGELHAQKVARKCGVDIALRWVNDYDSTIRSFVNVVATPGGGMHVDGFMNAMTRQVRKVVEANARKLKVNLKDPHTKIERDDIMAGLVAVVTVRIAEPQFQGQTKDVLGTAQVKPIVSAMTDDQFGLMITGSKRGFKDQAARVLEKIVGEMHARVQARKTKEVTRRKNALESASMPAKLSDCMPGNDDVAELFIVEGDSALGTAKAARNSAFQALLPIRGKILNVQKASISQILGNKECASIIQVVGAGSGANFDITQSRYNKVIMMTDADVDGAHIRILLLTLFYRYMRPLIEEGHVYAAVPPLHRISLAGKHKGQFLYTYSDDELEGKLAELKRQGMAYNEDIQRYKGLGEMDADQLADTTMDPRTRMLRRIRMEDAEEASRIFPLLMGDDVPPRKQFIVDNADDFDRSKIDT from the coding sequence ATGGCAAGGGCAGGAAAACAGCAGGCAGAACAGGCGTATAGTGCCGATTCGTTGACCGTTTTAGAGGGCTTGGACGCAGTACGCAAGCGTCCAGGCATGTACATTGGCACCACTGACAGTCAAGGACTCATGCACTGCCTTTGGGAGATTATCGACAATTCGGTCGATGAGGCTCTGGCAGGAGCCTGTGACGACATTCGCGTGATCTTACACGCCGACGGCTCTATCGAAGTGTGCGACAACGGGCGTGGTATTCCGGTGGATATTGAGCCGAAGACTGGGCTGTCTGGCGTAGAAGTGGTTCTGACTAAGCTGCACGCCGGTGCCAAGTTTGGCAACGACTCCTACACGGCAGTCGGTGGTCTGCACGGCGTGGGATCGTCGGTAGTCAACGCCCTGAGCTCCAGGCTCGATGTAGAGGTTGACCGCGGGGGCCAAACCTACCGCATGGAATTTCACCAGGGTCATCCTGGTGTCTACACGGATGTTGACCCTGATAAACCCTCTCCAGACGCGCCTTTCAAACGCACCCGCAAGGGTAAGCCGACCCAACTACGCGTCGTGGGCAAGGTGCCTGCCAAGCGCACCGGCACACGAATCCGCTACTGGGCTGACCCCGAAATTTTCAACACAACGGCGACCTTTAGCTACCAGCAGCTTATAGACCGGGTGCGGCAGACCAGTTTCTTGGTGCCGGGTCTTAAAATCACCGTCGTTGACGAGCACATTGAACAGACCGGTGACCGCAGCCAAGACGAGTTCCTAGAAGTAGACGAGGGCATGGGACTACAGCTCCCAGAAGATGCCACACCGGTTGAGGAGGCTGAGGTCGCCGGAGTTGATGGGCAGACTCAAATCGTTGAAGATCAGGGCAGCGAAGACGAGAGCCTAGACCAGGACGCTCCAGATGGCGACGAGTCTGACTCACCAGAGCTCCGCGCAGACATGACGACCAGTGTCAATATTGCCAACCTGGACAGCGAAGGGCATAAGCGGGTGGAGGAGTTCCTTCATACCGGCGGCGTAGTCGATTTTGTGGACTATCTGTCCCAGGGTGAGCCGGTCAGTGAAATCTGGCATATCACTGGCGAAGATACTTACGAGGAAGAGACGCAAAAAGTTGGAGATGATGGGGAACTTCACGCGCAAAAAGTGGCTCGAAAGTGCGGCGTAGACATAGCCCTGCGCTGGGTCAATGACTACGATTCAACCATTCGTTCCTTCGTCAACGTAGTCGCCACTCCCGGCGGCGGTATGCACGTTGACGGCTTTATGAATGCCATGACCCGCCAGGTGCGCAAGGTGGTGGAGGCCAACGCCCGCAAGCTCAAGGTCAACCTGAAAGACCCGCACACCAAGATTGAGCGTGACGACATTATGGCCGGCCTGGTCGCGGTGGTCACCGTGCGCATCGCTGAACCCCAGTTCCAAGGCCAGACCAAGGATGTGCTGGGCACGGCCCAGGTCAAGCCTATTGTCTCGGCGATGACCGATGACCAGTTCGGGCTCATGATTACTGGTTCCAAGCGCGGCTTTAAGGACCAGGCGGCTCGGGTCTTGGAAAAGATTGTGGGCGAGATGCACGCCCGGGTTCAGGCCCGCAAAACCAAGGAAGTGACCCGCCGCAAGAACGCCCTGGAGTCGGCCTCCATGCCGGCCAAACTCTCCGACTGCATGCCCGGCAATGACGATGTGGCCGAGCTGTTCATTGTGGAGGGTGACTCGGCTCTGGGCACGGCTAAGGCGGCGCGCAACTCGGCCTTCCAGGCTCTGCTGCCTATTCGGGGCAAGATTTTGAACGTGCAGAAGGCCTCAATTTCGCAGATTTTGGGCAATAAGGAGTGTGCTTCCATCATTCAGGTGGTGGGCGCTGGTTCGGGTGCGAATTTTGACATTACCCAGTCGCGCTACAACAAGGTCATTATGATGACTGATGCCGATGTGGATGGAGCCCATATTCGCATCCTCCTGCTCACGCTGTTCTACCGCTACATGAGACCGCTGATTGAGGAGGGTCATGTGTACGCGGCTGTGCCCCCCTTACACCGGATTTCCTTGGCTGGCAAGCACAAGGGGCAGTTCCTCTACACGTATTCGGATGACGAGTTGGAAGGCAAACTCGCCGAGCTCAAGCGGCAGGGCATGGCCTACAACGAAGATATCCAGCGCTACAAGGGCTTGGGTGAGATGGATGCCGACCAGCTGGCTGACACCACCATGGACCCGCGCACCCGTATGCTGCGCCGCATTCGCATGGAGGATGCCGAGGAGGCTTCTCGCATTTTCCCACTGCTGATGGGAGACGATGTACCGCCCCGCAAGCAGTTCATTGTGGACAACGCCGACGACTTCGACCGCTCGAAAATTGATACCTGA
- a CDS encoding DUF4192 domain-containing protein — MNTNTDGAGADKGKREHQSERTGGQGSTHSSDHADEQVRQQMKRLLETYRTQRRQLGVEEADGAWMRQPLRAWMDGLGGSSSGQAVLDMEAVQAIGIAMRETLSIRDALIVSMVCQQSQAKYDTIYSLCAQPHQDSSLRLTCQALDAAFTDPNAQPDRARCRAGIEMLEHMVACLPKDYHAQPLAVMSYVYWWLGQPQSRDYAQEALRYDAHCTLASIMLVASRRPVRPAWMQGGEEPTTFSGNRE, encoded by the coding sequence ATGAATACCAATACCGATGGGGCAGGGGCCGACAAGGGCAAGCGTGAACACCAGAGTGAACGAACTGGAGGGCAGGGCAGTACTCACAGCAGCGATCATGCGGACGAGCAAGTGCGCCAGCAGATGAAGAGGCTCCTGGAGACGTATCGGACTCAGCGCCGCCAGCTGGGAGTAGAGGAAGCGGATGGGGCGTGGATGCGGCAGCCGCTTCGGGCGTGGATGGATGGACTTGGCGGGAGCTCCTCAGGCCAAGCGGTGCTTGACATGGAGGCAGTGCAGGCTATCGGTATTGCTATGCGGGAGACGCTCTCCATCCGTGATGCGCTCATCGTATCCATGGTCTGCCAGCAGTCTCAGGCCAAGTACGACACCATCTACAGCTTGTGCGCTCAGCCCCATCAGGATAGCAGCCTGCGCTTGACTTGCCAGGCTCTGGATGCCGCCTTTACTGACCCTAATGCTCAGCCGGACCGCGCTCGCTGTAGGGCAGGAATCGAGATGTTGGAGCATATGGTTGCCTGCCTGCCGAAGGACTATCATGCGCAACCCCTGGCTGTGATGAGCTATGTGTACTGGTGGCTGGGGCAGCCGCAGAGCCGAGATTACGCCCAGGAGGCTCTGCGCTATGATGCGCACTGCACGTTGGCTTCGATTATGCTCGTCGCCTCTCGAAGGCCTGTGCGCCCAGCTTGGATGCAAGGAGGGGAAGAGCCAACTACTTTTTCGGGGAATCGGGAATAA
- the pknA_2 gene encoding serine/threonine protein kinase — translation MSQAAPASEERTIEGRYRVISKIAEGGMATVYEAIDERLERHVAIKIMHTQLAQGPHRAQFEERFRREARSAAAIANPHIVQVYDTGQVDGLDFLVMEYVHGVNLRHEMNEQGTFSVQETLRITSEVLDGLASAHAAGVIHRDIKPENILINDRGHVEITDFGLARVASQATLSSTGMLLGTAAYLPPETIEDNQATPQGDLYAVGIVAYEMLSGSVPFVSDNPVTVVFKHVHEDVPALSSVCPGVPDAVSDFIDHLLARSVQARPEDAAAALRLMKEQLADLSRADLSFRQSPSSDEQTPRKPTLVAARPRPAQAPSASQAQDSAPASDLFEATEPENDQESQSDQEVDSSQQETLNLSAAPPEAPRVSSPAATRTLPALEDFAPDEVTEPMAAVEQLGRMDQERPHRWKKRLLVALLLLVVLLAAAGSGGAWWYYRGPGSYWKLPRPGDVSCSANQACQISGANFARYEKTLKVAGIPYRTSHSYSDTVPEGHIIAARPGQVDARISKRGEPVSIEVSRGVQMATIPADLLNPASPAGAHPLEALKQAGFSNVAHTPEQDQYSMDVPEGAALSVTPQAGSTIKHNDTITVTLSKGKKPVEMPTVIGKSQDEASTSLQNLQLKASFQENWSDTVPAGQVMAASHKAGDQLHWGDAVTLTVSKGPQMVTIPDLRGKNEDEASKTLKDLGLDVKISAPLGDLSHTVRLQSPGPGQQVRLHGEDGKPTVITLTVV, via the coding sequence ATGAGTCAAGCGGCACCGGCGAGCGAAGAACGGACAATTGAGGGCCGATATCGCGTCATCAGCAAAATCGCCGAGGGCGGTATGGCCACAGTCTATGAAGCCATAGACGAGCGCCTTGAGCGCCATGTGGCCATTAAAATCATGCATACTCAGCTGGCCCAAGGCCCCCACCGGGCGCAGTTCGAAGAACGGTTCCGCCGGGAAGCCCGGTCGGCAGCAGCCATCGCCAACCCCCACATCGTTCAGGTCTACGACACCGGTCAGGTGGACGGCTTGGACTTTTTGGTCATGGAGTACGTGCATGGCGTGAACCTGCGCCACGAGATGAACGAACAAGGCACCTTTAGCGTCCAAGAGACCCTGCGCATCACCTCAGAAGTGCTTGACGGCCTGGCTTCGGCTCACGCTGCCGGCGTCATTCATCGGGACATCAAGCCTGAAAATATCCTTATCAATGACCGCGGGCACGTAGAAATCACCGATTTTGGTCTGGCCCGTGTCGCTTCCCAGGCCACGCTCTCCTCCACAGGTATGCTGCTGGGCACGGCCGCCTACCTGCCCCCCGAGACGATTGAAGACAATCAGGCCACCCCCCAAGGCGACCTGTACGCCGTCGGCATTGTGGCCTACGAAATGCTCTCCGGTTCGGTGCCATTCGTCTCAGACAACCCTGTGACTGTTGTCTTTAAGCACGTTCACGAGGATGTGCCAGCTCTGAGCAGCGTCTGTCCAGGCGTCCCTGATGCAGTCAGCGACTTTATTGACCATCTGCTGGCAAGGAGCGTCCAAGCCCGGCCTGAAGACGCGGCAGCAGCCCTACGTCTGATGAAGGAGCAGCTGGCAGACTTAAGTAGGGCCGATCTGAGCTTCCGCCAATCGCCCTCATCCGACGAGCAAACCCCCCGTAAACCCACGCTTGTGGCTGCCCGACCTCGGCCAGCTCAAGCCCCCAGCGCATCCCAAGCGCAAGACTCAGCCCCCGCCTCCGACTTGTTTGAAGCAACAGAACCAGAAAACGACCAAGAGTCCCAGAGCGATCAGGAGGTGGACAGCAGCCAGCAGGAGACGCTGAACTTGTCGGCTGCTCCCCCAGAGGCGCCAAGAGTCTCCTCACCTGCCGCCACCCGGACCCTGCCTGCCTTAGAGGACTTCGCACCCGACGAAGTCACCGAGCCTATGGCCGCTGTCGAACAGCTGGGACGCATGGACCAAGAGCGGCCCCATCGCTGGAAAAAGCGCCTCCTGGTCGCTCTCTTGCTCCTGGTCGTTCTGCTGGCTGCAGCGGGTTCAGGCGGAGCCTGGTGGTACTACCGTGGACCTGGTTCCTACTGGAAACTCCCCCGCCCCGGTGATGTCTCCTGCTCAGCCAATCAGGCTTGCCAGATCTCAGGGGCCAATTTCGCCCGCTATGAAAAGACGCTCAAGGTTGCCGGTATCCCCTATCGGACGAGCCACTCTTACAGCGACACCGTGCCAGAAGGGCATATTATTGCTGCCCGTCCCGGGCAAGTAGATGCCCGGATCAGCAAGCGCGGAGAGCCGGTGAGCATTGAGGTCTCCCGCGGTGTGCAGATGGCCACGATTCCCGCCGACCTCTTGAACCCGGCCTCGCCCGCAGGCGCTCACCCCCTTGAAGCCCTCAAACAGGCTGGTTTCAGCAATGTTGCCCACACGCCGGAGCAGGACCAGTACTCCATGGACGTGCCCGAAGGTGCAGCCCTGAGCGTCACTCCGCAAGCTGGCAGCACTATTAAACACAACGACACCATCACTGTGACCCTCTCCAAGGGCAAAAAACCAGTCGAAATGCCTACTGTGATTGGCAAGAGCCAAGATGAGGCCAGCACATCTCTACAAAACCTCCAGCTCAAGGCCAGCTTCCAGGAAAACTGGTCAGATACAGTGCCAGCTGGGCAGGTCATGGCTGCCTCCCACAAGGCTGGCGATCAGCTGCACTGGGGAGACGCAGTCACCCTGACCGTCTCCAAGGGGCCGCAGATGGTCACCATCCCCGACCTGCGCGGCAAGAATGAGGACGAAGCCTCGAAAACCTTGAAAGACCTGGGCTTGGACGTGAAAATCTCAGCTCCCCTGGGCGACCTTTCGCACACCGTGCGTCTGCAGAGCCCCGGACCCGGCCAGCAGGTGCGTTTGCACGGGGAGGACGGCAAACCCACTGTCATCACGCTGACAGTCGTATAA
- the idsA gene encoding serralysin encodes MADEHMVSIIEERMDRLLGEYLDQWSGASAGLPDQLVRAVSQQARASNQGGKRLRAQLLIASYSAACTRSVSSQPPAVPVPDDVLDLACALELFQTAALVHDDIIDAASQRRGQPSAYVALSARLAELSGQPIDDSIEGGQALGILLGDILAAAATATASRACELLPQASSIRQAFLDMEGAVDFGQVLDLAMESMDMNDTQALTAASWQTMVKKTASYTCIAPLELGWLAAGVSANVAHNTALAAGTDLGVAYQLHDDLIDITAQGGSSGKPVGGDIREGKRTWLLAQALNLSCANQRQEIISYYQSAQRDTNAVEAVSRIFADCGALDATRQRIGQLRSSGGRQLQEACQQLGVSQAGAELLDQALVQLLPMD; translated from the coding sequence ATGGCTGACGAACACATGGTGAGCATTATTGAAGAGCGCATGGACCGCCTGCTGGGCGAATATCTGGACCAGTGGTCGGGGGCGAGCGCCGGTCTGCCAGACCAGCTCGTAAGGGCTGTCAGCCAGCAAGCGCGGGCCTCCAACCAGGGCGGCAAACGCCTGCGAGCCCAGCTCCTCATCGCCAGCTACTCAGCAGCTTGCACACGGTCAGTATCGAGCCAACCACCTGCAGTGCCGGTGCCCGACGATGTGCTCGACTTAGCCTGCGCGCTTGAGCTCTTCCAAACCGCTGCCCTGGTTCACGACGACATCATCGATGCTGCCAGCCAGCGCCGGGGTCAACCTTCCGCATATGTAGCCTTAAGCGCTCGTCTGGCTGAACTCAGCGGCCAGCCGATAGATGACAGCATAGAAGGGGGGCAGGCCCTGGGCATCCTCCTGGGAGACATACTCGCGGCGGCCGCCACTGCTACAGCCAGTCGAGCCTGTGAGCTCCTGCCTCAAGCCAGCTCTATCCGTCAGGCTTTCCTCGACATGGAAGGAGCGGTGGACTTTGGCCAAGTGCTCGACCTCGCCATGGAGTCCATGGATATGAACGATACTCAGGCTCTAACAGCGGCATCCTGGCAGACCATGGTAAAAAAGACAGCTTCTTACACCTGCATCGCCCCCCTGGAACTGGGCTGGTTAGCCGCTGGCGTGAGCGCGAATGTGGCCCACAACACGGCCCTTGCAGCCGGCACCGACCTTGGGGTGGCCTACCAGCTGCACGACGATCTGATTGACATCACTGCGCAAGGCGGCAGCTCCGGCAAACCGGTGGGCGGAGACATCCGAGAGGGCAAGCGCACCTGGTTGCTGGCCCAAGCGCTCAACCTGTCCTGCGCCAACCAGCGGCAGGAGATCATCAGCTACTACCAATCTGCCCAGCGCGATACAAACGCAGTAGAGGCTGTCAGTCGCATATTTGCTGACTGCGGGGCTCTCGATGCCACCCGTCAGCGCATTGGCCAGTTGCGTTCCAGTGGCGGCCGCCAGTTGCAAGAGGCCTGCCAGCAATTGGGTGTCAGCCAGGCAGGCGCTGAACTGCTCGACCAGGCCTTAGTCCAGCTCCTGCCCATGGACTGA